One stretch of Manis pentadactyla isolate mManPen7 chromosome 10, mManPen7.hap1, whole genome shotgun sequence DNA includes these proteins:
- the LOC130679064 gene encoding olfactory receptor 6C2-like, which produces MRNYTEITTFTLLGLTDDPQLQILLFIFLFLTYMLSVTGNLTIITLTLVDSHLQTPMYFFLRNFSFLEVSFTTVCIPRFLYSMSTGDNTITYNACASQIFFDILFGATEFFLLAVMSYDRYIAICKPLHYMTIMNSRVCTLLVLCCWGSGLVIILPPLSLGLQLEFCDSNAVDHFGCDAGPLLKISCSDTRVIEQVIILVAVFGLIITLVCVILSYTHIIRTILRFPSVQQRKKAFSTCSSHMVVVSIAYGSCIFIYIKPSAKEEVAINKGVSVLTTSVAPLLNPFIYTLRNKQVKQAFINSIKKIVILSKK; this is translated from the coding sequence ATGAGAAACTACACAGAAATAACAACTTTTACCCTGCTGGGACTCACAGATGATCCTCAACTGCAAATCCTGCTTTTTATCTTCCTATTTCtcacctacatgttgagtgtaacAGGGAACCTGACTATTATCACCCTCACATTGGTGGACTCCCATCTTCAGACGCCTATGTACTTTTTCCTCagaaatttttccttcttagaagtGTCATTTACCACTGTTTGTATTCCTAGATTCCTGTACAGCATGTCAACTGGGGACAATACCATTACCTACAATGCTTGTGCCagtcaaatattttttgatattctttttggagcaacagaattttttctcctggcagtcatgtcctatgaccgctacattGCTATCTgtaaacccctgcattacatgaccaTCATGAACAGTAGGGTCTGTACCTTATTAGTCCTCTGCTGTTGGGGGTCTGGCTTGGTGATCATTCTCCCACCCCTTAGCTTGGGCCTCCAGCTTGAATTCTGTGACTCTAATGCAGTTGATCATTTTGGCTGTGATGCAGGTCCTCTCCTaaagatctcatgctcagatacacGAGTAATAGAACAAGTGATTATTCTTGTGGCTGTATTTGGACTCATCATCACCctagtgtgtgtgattctgtcctACACACACATCATCAGGACAATTCTCAGGTTCCCCTCTgtccaacagagaaaaaaagccttttccacctgctctTCCCACATGGTTGTGGTTTCCAttgcctatggcagctgcatcttcatcTACATCAAGCCCTCTGCTAAGGAGGAGGTGGCCATAAACAAAGGCGTCTCAGTGCTCACTACATCTGTTGCCCCCTTGTTGAACCCCTTCATTTACACCCTGAGGAATAAGCAAGTGAAACAAGCTTTTATTAATTCCATAAAGAAGATTGtaattctctcaaagaaataa